Within the Iodidimonas sp. SYSU 1G8 genome, the region TGATCGAGATTTCAGTCTCGTCCATGTAGCGGCGGCCGATCTGTTCGGCCCAGTTAACGTCTACATGAAGTTCTGGACCACCCTTTGCCCGGGTCCACAACCGAATTCGATTACCCAGTTTGTGTGCTGCAAATCTACCGACGCCTTTTTCGCCAAGTGGAAGTCGCTTGAACTTAGGAGTTCGCATACCGCCAATACGCTGTATTTCGCGAACGTCTGCACCAGGTTCCAGCCAAACTTCAGTCAGCGTTTCGAGAGTCATGCCTGAACCGTCGTCGACGACCGAAATTGAGCCGGATTGTTGTTCGGGTGCGGTCAGAGTTACGATTACGGTATTTGCATCGGCATCATAGGCATTCTTGACCATCTCAAAGACAGCAAGGCGGGCATTGTCGATCAGCTGTTCACCGAGGAGGGCAAGGAGCCGCGCTCGAGGTCGAAATGCCTTCCGTACCTTTATCTTGGAAATAGGTTTCCTCCTAATTCGCCTGCGCCGTCGCTACTATTAGACTGTGAATGCGGCATCATGAGATTGACGGCGTGGTTACCAAAGTCAATGGCCTAAACTTATCAGCGTCGCCGGAAACAACCCCTACGTCGTCTGCACCACTCCGCTCGTGTCCAGCCTGAGCGTCATATCATAAATCTTCCACCCATCCCCCTCGCGCCGCACCTTCGAGAGATAGGTGCCGAGGAAATAGTACACCGACCCGTCCGGGTTCTTGTGCCAGGCGTTCAGATAGCTCTCCAGCGTGCCCTGGTCGCCATGCACCTCGGCCAGCTGGGTGCCGATCAGGTGCTGGGTGCCGGTGTAGTTCTTCAGGGCGTTCTCGGCCACCGCCGCCCAGCCGTCGGGGCCGTCGGCGGTCAGGTCGCCGGGCGTGTTGGCGGTGCGAATCTTGGCGTCGGCGGCGAAGATGCGGTGATAGATCTGGCGGCCTTCCGCGCGCAGCTGGGGCGTCTTCTGGCCCAGCTTGTCGGTGGCCTTGGCGTACAGCCGCTGCAAGGTTTCGATCTCGTGCTTGTCGGCGATGGTCGCCGCGCGGTTGTCGGTCATGCTCTCTCCCCTTTTTCCCCGTGACCCGGTTCCCCGGAACACACTCTATGCACGATGAAGCCGCGGCGGAAGCATTCCCGTGCGGGGAAGGGTGGCGCGCATCGATCCGCTAGGCTACCTTCTCCGCCGAAAACATTCATCCTTGAAGGGGAGAGCACCGATGAGCGTTGCCCAGGACATTCTCGAAATCCAGATGCTGCCGCAGCGTTATGCCGATGCGGTCATGCGCCACAATGGCGACGACTGGTCGGCCTGCTGGGCGAAGGACGGCGAATGGTACCTGCGCGAGGAGCCGGTGAAGGGGCGCGAGAGCATCCGCAAGATCTGGGAACAGGCCATGGCCGGGTTTCCCTTCGCGGTGTTCCTGGTTCAGCCGGCCATCGTCGAGGTCAATGGCGACACGGGCACCAGCCGCTCCTACGTCACCGAAATCCTGGGCACGCCCGACGGCAACTCGTTCCGCGTCTATGGCTGCTACAATGACGAAGTGGTGCGCGAGGACGGCAAGTGGGTGTTCAAGTCGCGCCGCTATGCCCGCTTGTACCAGGGCCCGGTGGATCTGAGCGGCGAGAAGTTCCCCTACAGCTGAGGCCAGGGGCGGGGCCGGCCACCGCGCCGGCCGCCGGCCCTGTTGAACCCGCGTCCGAACGGGCCTAGCATCGGACACCGCATTGCGCTCGGATCAAACGGGGAGAAGAGGCGCGTCATGAGCCGTATCGTATTCCGCAACGCCAATCTGCTGGACGGGGACACCCCGGCGCGGGCGGGCACCACTATCGTCGTCGAGGGCGATCGCATCGCCCAGGTCACGCAGGCGGCCGTGCCGCGCGCGGCCGGCGACACCGACGTCGACCTGCAGGGCATGACCTTGATGCCCGGCATGGTCAGCGGCCATTACCACGCGGCCTACAGCATCGGCGGCGACGGCATTCCCATGGGCGCGCCGCCGACCCAGCTCGCGCTCTACGCGCTGGCCAACACCCAGAAGGCGCTGCGGGCCGGCTATACCAGCCTAGTCGGCGCGGGCACCTTCCACGATGTGGACGGGCGCCTCGCCGAGGCCATCGATTCCGGCGCGGTGGTGGGGCCGCGGCTGATCCCGTCCAGCCGGGCGCTGTCGCCCAAGGTCACCGAGGACGAGCCGGCCGAGGGCGTGCCGTGGCTGAAATGCTGGGGGCCGGACGATTTCCGCGCCGCCGCCATCCAGGAAATCGACCGCGGCGCCAGGATCGTCAAGCTGTTCGCGGCGCAGGGCCATGCCATGCGCAGCTGCCGCGAGATGACCTATGAGGAGCTGAAGGCCGCCTCGGACGCGGCGCACGAGCGCGGTGCGCGCACAAGGGCGCATGTCTGCGGCGCCGCCCAGGTGATGAAGTGCATCGAGGCCGGGGTCGACATCATCGACCATGCGGACTGGATGACCGACGAGGTGATCGAGGCGCTGATCGCCCACAACAAGTTCGTGCTGCCCAGCATGTACACGCCCTGGCTGGCGTCGAACGACCCGTCGCTGGAAGGCGCCGAGTACTACGACAAGGAAGATTTCGAATACATGCGGGCCAAGGTTCCCGTCGCCAACGCGCGCGGCGTGAAGTTCGTGCCGGGCGACGATTACGGCTTCTTCGACATGGCGCCCCACGGCGCCTATTCGGGCGAGCTGGCCTGCTATGTGGAGCAGGTGGGCATCAGCCCGCTCGACGTGATCCGCTGGGCGACCAAGTTCGGCGGCGAGATGACCGGCATCGCCGATCTGGGCACCATCGAGCCGGGCAAGCTGGCCGACATGGTGATCGTCGACGGCGATCCGTCCGCCGACATCCGCGTGCTGCTGCAGCCCGAGCGCATCGTCGCCGTGCTGAAGGGCGGCGCGCTGGTCAGCGGCCATCTGCCCGCCGCCCAGCCGGCCATGGCGGCCGAGTAGGCTTACTCCGCCGCCGCCTTTTCCGCGCCGCTCCAGGCGTCCATCACCGGCTCGATCATCAGCTCGGGCGCGGCGGCGGCGCCGGCCGCGCGGATGCGCCGGTCCAGCTCCTCGTGCCAGTGATAGATGCGCCGTTCCTGATAGCTCAGGGTGATGCCTCTGAAGCCCGGCGATTCCACCGATTCCTGGATGAAGGGCGCGAACTGGGTGTCCTCGAACAGGATGCGGTCGAAATTGGCGATGCGCGTGTGCCACACCTCGGGCAGCTTCCCGTCGCCCCAGTCGGGCGCGAACCAGTGGCATTCCACCCGCATGGTGTTCGGCCCGGTCGGCCAGAAGGTCAGGATCGGCACGCCGGAGGCGTGCGGCGGCGTCACCAGGTTGGGGAAGATGTTGAACGACAGATTGTGGATGCGCGGCACGTCGGTGACCGTGTCCATGTGACGCACGCCGATGGTGCCCGGGTCGCGCCACCCGTCGCGCCGGTTCGGCGTGCACATGATGGAATGGCCGTTCTCCCACAGCTCGATGGCGGTGCCGCGCGAGTCGATGAAGCGGTCCACCGTGTGCTGGTGGATCGACTTGACGTGATAGGTCTCGAGGAAGGCGTCCATCATCACCTTGACGTTGCAGGCGATGTCGAAGCCGTGCTTCTCGACGAAGCGCATGCGCTCCGGCTGGAACTGGGCGAGCTGCACGCCGACCGGCCCCAGATACTCGAGCAGCGGCATGGCGTCCGGGTCCTCGCTGACGAACACCCATTTGCCGAAGCGCTCGCAGCGCACCGGCACCAGCGACATGCAGGCCATGTCCAGCCCGGTGAAGTCGCGCTTGTCGCGCAGATTGATCAGGTTGCCTTCAAGGTCATAGGTCCAGCCATGATAGGAACAGACCAGCCCGCGCGCCGTGCCCTGCATGTCCTTGACCAGCGGCGCGCCGCGGTGGCGGCAGGTGTTGTAGAAGGCGCGGATCACGCCGTCGTCGCCGCGCACGATCAGGATCGGCGAGCCGGTGTTCTTCCACAGCATGTAGGAACCGGCCTCGGGCAGCTCGTCGGCGTGGCAGGCGTAAAGCCAGCTCCGCTTCCACAGCGCCTGCCATTCGGCCTCCTGAAAGCCGGGGTCGAGATAGCGGCCGCCGGGAATCTCCGGCAGGGCAGGGAAGCCCTCGGGCGGCGCGGCGCGGCCCTTCTCGAACGCCATGCCGTTGAGCAGGCGCCGGTTGAGGGCTTCGATGGCGTCCAGATCCAGTTCCATGTGCGACATGACCAAGCCTCTTCACCGTCAGGCGGCGAGACCTAGCACAGCGCCCGGCGCGGGCCAACGAAAACAAACATTTTTGCTGGTTTGCGCGGCGCGGGGCAGCTATTCGCCGATGAAGTTCAGCTCGATCTTCACGCCGTCCGGGTCGCGCACGAACAGTTGCTTGATCTTGAAGTCGGGCACCACGTTCTGCTCGAACTTCAGGCCGCTCTCGGTCAGGCGGTCGCGGATCGCCTCGAAGCCGGTGCAGCGGAACGCGACGTGATCGAGCGGCCCGGTGGTGCCGCCCGGCGCGCTGTCCATGGCCATGATGTGGATGACCGGCTGGCTGCCGCAATACATCCAGGCGCCGGGAAAGCCGAAGTCCGGGCGGGGGCCGTTCTCGAAGCCCAGAACCTCGCCATAGAACCGGATGCACGCATCCAGGTTCCGCGTGTTGATGTTCACGTGGTCGAGCAACTCGATGCCCATCTTCGGTCTCCCCGTTCCGTTGCCCTCATTCTAGCGGCTGGGGCAGGGGGCGCCAGCGCTGATTAGATGATGCGCTTGGCCCGGAAGTCGGCGATCTCGGCGTCGCCATAACCCAGCTCGCGCATCACCTCGTCGGTGTGCTCGCCCAGCATGGGCGGCCGGACGCGCATGGTGCCGGGCGTCTTGGACAGGCGGAAGGGCGGACCGGCGATCGGCACCTTCTTGTCCACGCCGGGAATGTCCATGGGATAAAGATCGCCCATGGCCTGCACCTGCGGGTCCTCCAGCGCCTGGCGCGGCGTCAGCACCGGGCCGGCGGGCACGCCGAACTTCTCGCACAGATCGATCACCTCGGCGGTGGTGTGCTCGGCGCACCATTCGGCCATGCGCTCGCCGATCACGGTGCCGTTGTCGCCGCGCGACTGGTCCGAGCGGAAGCGGGGATCGTTCACCCATTTGTCCTTGTCGCCGACCATCTCGGCCCAGCGGCCGAAAAGCGCGTCGCCGACCGTGTGGGTCAGCACGTGGCCGTCCTTGGTCTTGTAGATGTCGGACGGGGCCGAGGTTTGCACCCGGTTGGCGCTGGGCACGCGGTCCAGCTCCAGCACGGCCTGTTCCATCAGCAGGCCGTTCATGTAGGTCAGGCCGGTGCGCAGCAGCGCGCCTTCCACTTCCTGGCCTTCGCCCGTGGCGCGGTGATGCATGATCGCCGCCAGCGTGGCATAGGCCGAGATGATCGCCGTGCCGAAATCGACCCAGGGTGCGTTCGACTTCACCGGATTGCCGACCGTGCCCGAGAAATACGCCGCGCCGGACATGACCTGGCCGATGCCGTCGAAGCCGCCGCGATGGGCATAGGGGCCGCTCGGCCCGAAGGTCGAGATGCTGGTCATGATGATGTCCGGCTTGATCGCCTTCAGGCTGTCATAGTCGAGGCCGAGGGTCTTGAGCGCCTGGATCGGCATGTTGGCGACCACCACGTCGGCGCTCTGCACCAGGCGGCGGATGATGTCCTTGGCCTCGGGCTTGGCCGGATTCAGGGTCACCGACTTCTTGTTGGCGCCCACCTGCAGGAACAGGCTGCCTTCGCCCTCGCTGCCGTCTTCCTTGTGGTGCAGCGGATAGACATAGCGGTCCTCGCCGCCCTTCAGCTTCTCGACCCGGATCACGTCGGCGCCCAGATAGCCCAGCATGGTGGTGCAGTACGGCCCGGCGATATAGCGGCCGAAATCCAGCACCCGAACGCCGTCAAGAACTCCCGCCATCTGATCCTCCCAAGGCCGAGAAAAATTGTCGCGGCACTATGCAAGATGCCCGTAGGCTTGTTCCAGCACGAATCGACCGACGGGGTCCGGGCAGGCCGCATCGTGGGGGTGTTGTTGAAAGATTATCTGCAGCTCGGCCAGGGCGGCCTTCATTCGCTGACGCCGAAGCGCATCGTCGCCAGGCTGAACCGGGGCCGCGCGGCTGCCGCCCGGTGGCGCAAGAGCCGGGCCAGTCCCGGCCCGCGCCCGGTCGATCCCTACATGCCAGCACGGCCGTTTCAGGAGGTTCATACCGAGCGCCAACGGATCGTCGATCCCTCCCGCGGCGTCGCCATGGACTGCACCCTCCGCCGCCCCGCGACGGCGGCGGGACCGCTTCCCGTGGTGATCTATTCGGTCCCCATGGACTGGGCGCCGAACGATCCCACCCCCGACGGCGCCTACATCGCCGAACACCTCGCGGCGGCCGGCTATCTGGCGATCACGGTGCGCCACCCGGACACCGACCGGATCGTGTTCCCCGAATATCCATCCACCCGCCCGGACAAGGCCGCCTACGGCCTGGCCTGCGCGGAAAAGCCAGAGTCCCAGATCGAGCGGATCAAGGACCTGCTGTTCCTGCTCGACACGCTCGAAAGCTGGGCTGACGTCGACCGCGCCCGCATCGGCGTCTCGGGCCACTCCTTCGGCGGTATGGCCGCCATGTCCGTCGCCGGCCAGCGCGTGGCGGGGACTCTCGCCAGCTTCAAGGACAAGCGCGTCACCGCCGTGGCCTCCTACGGCATCATGGCCTCGCCGCCCGGCGTGCCGAAAAAAATGTACGCCGACATCGACGTGCCCCTCCTGATGATCGTCGGCGCCGGCGATTTCACCTATGGCCGCTGGTACACCCCCGCCGACAAATTCGCCGCCTTCCACAACGGCGACTCTCCCCACCGTTACGCCGTCATGCTCGACCTCGCCGACCATCACACCTACCCGGGCGGCCGGATGGCGGTCGGCAAGGCCACCAAAGGCGAACATCTGTGCTTCCAGTGGACCCGTTCCATCGCTTTGGCCTTCTGGGACGCCTGGCTGCGCGGCGATCCTGCGGCGCGGCGGTGGCTCGACGAGGACCTGTACGCGGCATTGAGAGGGGATGGCAAATTGCTGCGGAAATGAGTCCGACGCCGCTTTGTTGATGAGGTAGCCTGTACCCTCGATCGGCGACCACACATTGTCATCAAGGGGCTTGGGGATGGCGGGAAGTCCGGGGCATCTGGAACGTTCTGTCCGGCTGCGTCTACGCTATACGCCTGCCTTGCGTCCGCTCTCGCGGGCGGTGCGGCTCTGGCGCCGCTGGGTCTGCGCCGGGCCGCGTGCGCGCGAGCCTTATATGGGTGATCGCGCCGCCGTGCCGATCACCACGGACGAAATTGTCCTGCGCGATAACTCCCGCGACATCGGCATGACCTGCATCGTCGTCCGGCCGGCCGTGATCACCGCCCCCATGCCCGTCGTGATCTACTCCGTCCCCATGGACTGGGACCCCAAGCGCCCGACGCCCTGGGGCCGGCACATCGCCGAGCATCTCGCCGCCCATGGCTATCTGGCGCTGCATCTGCGCCACACGGACGCCGACCGCTTCATCTTTCCTGAAACGGTGATCAGCCAGCCGAACAAGGCGGCCTATGCCCGGGCGCAGGTGCACAAGCCGGAAACCCATGGCGAGCGCTTCACCGATATCGGCTTCCTGCTCGACACGCTGACGGCATGGAACGAGGAGGGCGAGCTGCGCGGCTGGATCGATCTGGAGCGGATCGGCATCTCCGGCCATTCCTTCGGCTCGGTCACGGCCCAGGCGCTGGCCGGGCTGCGCTTCCCGCCCCTCGGCCGCTCCTACAAGGACAGCCGAATCAAGGCGATGCTGACCTATAGCGGGATCACCCTGAAGCCGGACATCAACCCCGGCGCTTTCGCCGACATCGACGTGCCCGCCCTCTACATGACGGGCACCGAGGACTTTCCGCAGTCGGTGCAGTCGCTACCGGAAGACAAGCTCTGGCCGTTCTATCTCGGCCGTCAGCCGGATCGTTATGCCGTGATCCTCAAGGGCGCCGATCACCATGCGTATCATGCCGGCCGGGCCGAGCTGCGGCAGGTCGATCCGCGCGAGCGGCTTTGCTACCAGTGGGTCAGGAGCATTTCGCTCGCCTTCTGGAACGCCTATCTGCGCGGCGACGGCGGAGCACGCGACTGGCTCGACCACGATCTGCCGCGCGTCATCCGGGGCGAGGGCAGGGCCTGGCGCGCCTGACGTGATCTGGCGGGCTGGCGCGGCGAGGGCGCCGCGGCTTAGGCTTGGGCCCTGACGAATCGATCAAGGGGAAGACCATGCCGCTCTATGCCATCGGCGATCATCATCCGGTTCTGGAAAGCGACGATGTCTGGATCGCGCCCAGCGCCGACATCATGGGACAGGTCGTCATCCGCAAGGGCGCCAACATCTGGTTCAACACTACCCTGCGCGGCGACGACAACCTGATCACGGTGGGCGAGGACGCCAATATCCAGGACGGCGCCGTCATCCATGTGGATCGCCGCTTCCCGTGCACCATCGGCCGCAACGTCACCATCGGCCATCAGGCCATGGTGCATGGCTGCACCATCGGCGAGAACTCGCTGATCGGCATCGGCGCGGTCATCCTCGACGGGGCGAAGATCGGCAAGAACACGCTGATCGGCGCCAACACGCTGATCGGCAACAACAAGGAAATCCCCGATGGCGTGCTTGTGCTCGGCGCTCCCGGCAAGATCGTCCGCGAGCTGAACGAGGAGGACATCCGCATGCTCGAGATGTCCGGCAGATCCTATGCCGAGAAGGGCCGCATGTTCCGCAAGAGCCTGAAAGTGGTCGGTTAGCCTTAGACGGCGACTTTCAGAAAGTCCTGCAAGTCATTGACGAATAATTCTGGTTGCTCCAGCGCGGCGAAATGCCCGCCGCGCGCGGGCGCCGACCTGTACACGACCCGCGCATAGGCTTTTTCCAGATAGGACAGCGGTGGCACCGGGGCGAGTTCGCCGGGATAGTCGGCGAAACCAGCGGGCACCATGATCCTCTCGCCGCCCGGCAGCACCGAATGGCCGGTCTCCCGGACGGCCCAGTACTGCCACGCGGCGGTATTGAAGGTCCGGCTGGTCAGGTAGATCATCACATTGGTCAGGATCTGGTCCATGCTGAACACAGGCATGTCGCCATCGGTTCGCTGGCCCCACGCCTGCATCTTCTCGGTGATCCAGGCCGCCGTGCCGACCGGACTGTCCATCATGGCGTAGGACAGGGACTGCGGCTTGGTCGATTGCAGCACCATGTAGCCGAAGCGCCCTTCGCCGCGCCGGGCAGCCTCGCGCGCCCAGGCCTTTTCCTCGGCGGTGTCCAACTGGGCGACGCCGACTCCAAAGATGTTGCGGAAGGTGCCGCCGGGCCGCAGGCCGAACATGTTCATGTGGATGGCGCCGCAGGCGCCGCCCCTGTCGGTGCCGTGATCGAATCCCAACCAGGCGGTGATCGAACTGCCCCAGTCGCCGCCCTGCGCCACGTAGGTGTCGTAGCCGAGGACATTGGTCATCAGGCCGTTCATGAAACCGGCCTGCGCGCGCGGATCGATGGGGCGGGGCGGCTTGCCCGACCAGCCATAGCCCACAAGGGAGGGCACGATCACGTCGCACCCCTCCTCGGCGTCGCCGCCGAAGCGCTCTGGATGAGCAAGCCGCTCGATACAGTTCAGGAACTCGAAATAGGATCCGGGCCATCCATGAAGCAAAATCAATGCTTTGGGATTCGACCCTGATCCTTTTTCGTGGATGAAGTGAAGCGGTATGCCCTTCACCTCGGCCTTGAACTGGGGAAAGCGGTTGAGCGAGGTTTCCGCCCGGCGCCAGTCATACTGATCCAGCCAATACGCGCAGAGGCGGCGCATGAAGCTGCCATTGGCGCCATACTGCCAGCCGGCATCGACCGGCTCCTCGAACCAGTCATAGGCGCGTACGCGCCTCGTGATCCGGTCTATGTCGTGCTGCGGAATATCGACCGTGAATGGGTGCACGCTAATACTCCTCATCTACAACAGGACCTTAGCCCCAGTCTCTCAGAAACTTCCGCAAGTCCTCCAGGAAGACTTCAGGCTGCTCGAAGGCGGCGAAATGACCGCCCTTGGGCTGCTCTTTCCAATGGACGACATTGTAGGCCTTCTCGGCATAGGACCGGGGCGGCACGGGCGCAATCTCGCGCGGATAACCGGCGACGCCCGTGGGGACCTCGACCCGCTCACCTGGCGGAAAGGAGAAGCCCTTTTCGGTGCCCACGCCGTAATATTGCCAGGCCGCGGTGTTGAAACGGCGGGTGACCACATACAGCATGATGTTGGTCAGCAGCTTGTCCTTGGAGAAGACATTCTCCAGCGCGCCGCCTTCCTTGCCCTCGTTGGAGAGGTCGGACCAGGTATGGAATTTCTCGGTCAGCCAGGCCGCGACCCCGACCGGGCTGTCCATCATGGCATAGGACAGGGATTGCGGCCTGGTCGCCTGGACCATGAAATAGCCTGACTCCGTCGCCATGCGCGCGGCGGCGCGGGCGGCCCAGGCCTTTTCCTCCTCGGTCTCCGGTGCCAGCGCCATGCCCGCGATGCCGGCAGGCGTGGTGCCTCCGGGGCGGACGCCGACGAGGTTCATGTGGATCGACTTCACGGCGCCGCCCTTGTCCGCGCCATGGTCGAAGCCCAGCCAGCCGGCGATCAGCGCGCCCCAGTCGCCGCCCTGGACGACATAGGACGCATAGCCGAGAACCTGGGTCATCAGGCCGTTCATGTAACGGGCCTGGGCGCGCGGGCCGATGGGTTTGGGCGGCGGGCCGGAAAAGCCGTATCCGACCAGTGACGGGATGATCACGTCCCGCCCGTCCTCGGCCTTGCCACCGAACTGTTCCGGATGGGCGAGGGGGCCGGTCAGGTGCAGCAGCTCGAAATAGGACCCTGGCCAGCCATGCAGCAGGATGATGGGTGTGTTGGCCGGGTTGGAGCCCTTCTCGTGGACGAAATGAATGTCGATCCCGTCCACCTTCGCCTTGAACTGGGGAAAAGCGTTGAGCTTTGCCTCGGCGGCGCGCCAGTCGTAATCGTTCAGCCAGTAGTCGCAAAGCTCGCGCAGATAGGCGCCATTGCACCCATACTGCCAGCCGGCATCCACCGGCTCCTCGAACCATTCATATTCACGGATGCGGCGCTTGATGCGGTCGAGTTCGTAGTCCGGTATGGCTACGTCGAAAGGCCTTACGTCAGTCACGGTTCATTGTCCTCCCCAGGATAACCGAAATCGTCGCGGCGCCGCCGCTGTCCGTTACGCGGCGATCATGCCGCCATCCACGTTCAGCGCGCCGCCATTCATGTAGCTGGACTTGTCCGACAGCAGGAACACCACGCCATCGGCGATCTCTTCCGAGCGCGCCAGACGCTTCATGGGGACGATGCCGGTCAGCAGCTCGTCATTGCCGCCCGTCGCGGCATCCAGCGGCGGCGTCTTGGTGTTGCCGGGGCAGATCACGTTCACGCGGATGTTCTTTTCGGCATATTCCAGCGCCGCGCACTTGGTCAGCCCCATGATCCCGTGCTTGGCGGCCGTGTACCAGTTCAATCCAGCCATCCCTTTCACGCCATAGATCGACGCATTGTTGCAGATCACGCCGCCCCCGGCGCGCAGCATGGCAGCCAGTTCATACTTCATGGAATAGAAGATGCCCTTCAGGTTGAGGTCGATGCCGCGGTCGAACTCGCTCAGGCTCATTTCGTGGATGGGGACGAGCGTCTCGTGAAACATCCCGGCGTTGTTGAACGCCAGATCGAGCCGGCCATATTCCTTTTCCGCCCGGGCCACCAGCGCTTCACAGTCGGCGGCGACCGAGCAATCGGTCCGGTGAAAGAGGGCCGTGCCGCCCGCCTGGGCAATCTCATGGCACACGGCCTCGCCCTTGTCGGCCGAGCGGTTGCCGATGACGACAACGGCACCCTCGGCGGCCATGGCCAACGCCGCGGCGCGTCCGATGCCGCTACCCCCGCCGGTGACGATGGCAATCTTGTTATCGAGCAGCATGGCCGTCTCCCCTTGTTCCTGTTGCTCAGGCTTTCCGGAACCTTATCAGAAAAAAATCGGGTGCCAGAGAAATCGCGGTGCCGGCAGAAAAATCGCGCGTGCGGTTTTTGATTCTGGTGACCTCCTGGCGTTCCATGCTAAGGCAGCCGACGCTTCATCCCTGCCTCCATTCCATCGAGACAGACGGTGCATTTTCCAGCCGGTGGCAGACCGGCGGCAAGAGGCTGATCGTGGATCAATCGGTAACCAAGCCGGGTAAGGAACTGACGGGGCAGTTGATCGCTTTCTCGGCGATCGCGCCGTTCGGGATGCATCTGGTCATTCCCGCGATCACCCCGATCAAAGACGAATTCGGTATCACCGCCAGCGAGGCCGCGCTGCTGATCAGCGCCACGCTTTGGGGTATCGCCGCGTCCACGCTGTTTTTTGGCGTGCTGGCCGACCGCTATGGCCGCAGGCCCATGCTGATCATCGGTCTGGTGCTGTTCGTGATCGGCAGCCTCATGGGCATGTTCGGCCAGAGCGCGGGCGTCGTCATCGCCGGCCGCGTGGTTCAGGGCATCGGCGGATCGACGGGCATCGTCATTTCGCGCGCCGTCATTCGCGACCTCTACAGCCGCGAGAAGGCGACCAGCATCCTGGCCTATCTCACCATGGTGGTGATGGTGGCGCCGATCATGGCGCCGGCCTTCGCGGGCTACATCGTCCAGACCCATGGCTGGCGGGCCATCTTCGCCATTTCCGGCGTCCTGGGCTTCCTCATTCTGGGCTGGCTGGTGACCCGTTTCCGCGAGACGCTGCGCGACCCGATCCCCATGCCTAACCTTTTCGCCATGCTCGCGGCCTATTTCGGCGTGCTGCGCTCGCCGGTGTTCCTGCTCTACACGCTCGGCGGCACCTTCATCATGGTCTCGTTCTTCGGCATGATGAGCGGCGTGCCGCATGTGGCGGAAGAGTCCTGGAAGATCGGCAAGGACGAGCTTGGCTATTATCTTGGCGCCGGCGGACTGGGGATGATGGGCAGCGCGTTCATCACCGCCCGTGTCGCCGAACGTGTCGATCTGGACATGCTTCTGATGCGCGGCTTCATGATCGTCGGCGTCGGCGTCACCATCATGCTGTCGCTGTTCGCGGCCGGCATCAACCACCCGCTGTCATTGTTCGGTCCGGC harbors:
- a CDS encoding nuclear transport factor 2 family protein, translated to MTDNRAATIADKHEIETLQRLYAKATDKLGQKTPQLRAEGRQIYHRIFAADAKIRTANTPGDLTADGPDGWAAVAENALKNYTGTQHLIGTQLAEVHGDQGTLESYLNAWHKNPDGSVYYFLGTYLSKVRREGDGWKIYDMTLRLDTSGVVQTT
- a CDS encoding nuclear transport factor 2 family protein; translated protein: MSVAQDILEIQMLPQRYADAVMRHNGDDWSACWAKDGEWYLREEPVKGRESIRKIWEQAMAGFPFAVFLVQPAIVEVNGDTGTSRSYVTEILGTPDGNSFRVYGCYNDEVVREDGKWVFKSRRYARLYQGPVDLSGEKFPYS
- a CDS encoding amidohydrolase family protein; amino-acid sequence: MSRIVFRNANLLDGDTPARAGTTIVVEGDRIAQVTQAAVPRAAGDTDVDLQGMTLMPGMVSGHYHAAYSIGGDGIPMGAPPTQLALYALANTQKALRAGYTSLVGAGTFHDVDGRLAEAIDSGAVVGPRLIPSSRALSPKVTEDEPAEGVPWLKCWGPDDFRAAAIQEIDRGARIVKLFAAQGHAMRSCREMTYEELKAASDAAHERGARTRAHVCGAAQVMKCIEAGVDIIDHADWMTDEVIEALIAHNKFVLPSMYTPWLASNDPSLEGAEYYDKEDFEYMRAKVPVANARGVKFVPGDDYGFFDMAPHGAYSGELACYVEQVGISPLDVIRWATKFGGEMTGIADLGTIEPGKLADMVIVDGDPSADIRVLLQPERIVAVLKGGALVSGHLPAAQPAMAAE
- a CDS encoding aromatic ring-hydroxylating dioxygenase subunit alpha, with the protein product MSHMELDLDAIEALNRRLLNGMAFEKGRAAPPEGFPALPEIPGGRYLDPGFQEAEWQALWKRSWLYACHADELPEAGSYMLWKNTGSPILIVRGDDGVIRAFYNTCRHRGAPLVKDMQGTARGLVCSYHGWTYDLEGNLINLRDKRDFTGLDMACMSLVPVRCERFGKWVFVSEDPDAMPLLEYLGPVGVQLAQFQPERMRFVEKHGFDIACNVKVMMDAFLETYHVKSIHQHTVDRFIDSRGTAIELWENGHSIMCTPNRRDGWRDPGTIGVRHMDTVTDVPRIHNLSFNIFPNLVTPPHASGVPILTFWPTGPNTMRVECHWFAPDWGDGKLPEVWHTRIANFDRILFEDTQFAPFIQESVESPGFRGITLSYQERRIYHWHEELDRRIRAAGAAAAPELMIEPVMDAWSGAEKAAAE
- a CDS encoding VOC family protein, with amino-acid sequence MGIELLDHVNINTRNLDACIRFYGEVLGFENGPRPDFGFPGAWMYCGSQPVIHIMAMDSAPGGTTGPLDHVAFRCTGFEAIRDRLTESGLKFEQNVVPDFKIKQLFVRDPDGVKIELNFIGE
- a CDS encoding CoA transferase, with the translated sequence MAGVLDGVRVLDFGRYIAGPYCTTMLGYLGADVIRVEKLKGGEDRYVYPLHHKEDGSEGEGSLFLQVGANKKSVTLNPAKPEAKDIIRRLVQSADVVVANMPIQALKTLGLDYDSLKAIKPDIIMTSISTFGPSGPYAHRGGFDGIGQVMSGAAYFSGTVGNPVKSNAPWVDFGTAIISAYATLAAIMHHRATGEGQEVEGALLRTGLTYMNGLLMEQAVLELDRVPSANRVQTSAPSDIYKTKDGHVLTHTVGDALFGRWAEMVGDKDKWVNDPRFRSDQSRGDNGTVIGERMAEWCAEHTTAEVIDLCEKFGVPAGPVLTPRQALEDPQVQAMGDLYPMDIPGVDKKVPIAGPPFRLSKTPGTMRVRPPMLGEHTDEVMRELGYGDAEIADFRAKRII
- a CDS encoding dienelactone hydrolase family protein, coding for MPVGLFQHESTDGVRAGRIVGVLLKDYLQLGQGGLHSLTPKRIVARLNRGRAAAARWRKSRASPGPRPVDPYMPARPFQEVHTERQRIVDPSRGVAMDCTLRRPATAAGPLPVVIYSVPMDWAPNDPTPDGAYIAEHLAAAGYLAITVRHPDTDRIVFPEYPSTRPDKAAYGLACAEKPESQIERIKDLLFLLDTLESWADVDRARIGVSGHSFGGMAAMSVAGQRVAGTLASFKDKRVTAVASYGIMASPPGVPKKMYADIDVPLLMIVGAGDFTYGRWYTPADKFAAFHNGDSPHRYAVMLDLADHHTYPGGRMAVGKATKGEHLCFQWTRSIALAFWDAWLRGDPAARRWLDEDLYAALRGDGKLLRK
- a CDS encoding gamma carbonic anhydrase family protein, producing the protein MPLYAIGDHHPVLESDDVWIAPSADIMGQVVIRKGANIWFNTTLRGDDNLITVGEDANIQDGAVIHVDRRFPCTIGRNVTIGHQAMVHGCTIGENSLIGIGAVILDGAKIGKNTLIGANTLIGNNKEIPDGVLVLGAPGKIVRELNEEDIRMLEMSGRSYAEKGRMFRKSLKVVG